One part of the Bdellovibrio bacteriovorus genome encodes these proteins:
- a CDS encoding acyl-CoA thioesterase yields MTQLVLPSHTNSLGSVFGGTIMSWIDICAAICSQRHCNKETVTASIDRLDFVAPVYKGWVVNLKASVNYTSRTSMEVGVRVDAENPKTGETFHTASAYLTFVALGSMGKPTEVPGLVLESEDDKRRFEQAKKRREIRLQNKTK; encoded by the coding sequence ATGACTCAACTGGTTCTTCCTTCCCATACCAACTCTTTGGGAAGTGTCTTCGGCGGAACGATCATGTCCTGGATCGATATCTGCGCCGCGATCTGCTCTCAACGACATTGTAACAAGGAAACTGTCACAGCCAGCATTGACCGTCTGGATTTTGTGGCGCCCGTCTATAAAGGCTGGGTGGTGAATCTGAAGGCGAGTGTGAACTACACTTCGCGGACTTCAATGGAAGTCGGCGTTCGTGTCGATGCCGAAAACCCGAAAACGGGTGAAACTTTCCATACGGCTTCGGCGTATCTGACTTTCGTGGCTTTGGGCTCTATGGGAAAACCAACAGAAGTTCCAGGGTTGGTGTTGGAATCCGAGGACGACAAACGCCGCTTTGAGCAGGCGAAGAAACGCCGCGAGATTCGTCTGCAGAATAAAACCAAGTAG
- a CDS encoding chemotaxis protein CheX — protein sequence MSAAPKEAINPLFDKRLINAFVEGVIKTLKTIAQTDATPGKPFIEPQFVLKGEIAGMVGMVAPPLKGTLLISYGKDSIFHILENMLGEKHTTINGEVSDAVGEMTNMIYGSAKTTLNQLGYNFEMAIPTVISGDFKITHADKGATLVIPFNLTNGSTFYVEISVQQ from the coding sequence ATGTCTGCAGCACCAAAAGAAGCTATTAATCCCCTGTTTGACAAGCGTCTGATCAATGCTTTCGTGGAAGGCGTTATCAAGACCCTGAAAACCATCGCTCAAACCGATGCCACACCTGGAAAACCCTTCATTGAGCCGCAATTCGTGCTTAAAGGGGAAATCGCCGGTATGGTCGGCATGGTGGCGCCGCCTCTGAAAGGCACTTTGCTGATCTCTTACGGCAAAGACAGTATCTTCCACATTCTTGAGAACATGCTGGGCGAAAAACACACCACCATCAATGGTGAGGTGTCCGACGCCGTTGGTGAAATGACCAACATGATTTACGGTTCTGCCAAGACAACTTTGAATCAACTGGGATACAACTTCGAGATGGCAATTCCAACCGTGATTTCCGGTGATTTCAAGATCACCCACGCTGACAAAGGTGCCACGCTCGTCATTCCCTTCAACCTGACGAACGGCTCCACTTTCTATGTGGAGATTTCGGTGCAGCAATGA
- a CDS encoding helix-turn-helix domain-containing protein — protein sequence MLRDVLIQKGLSNREAEVAELVSKGLSNKEVANQLFVTEKTVKFHLTNIYKKMNVKSRAQLIVWCLPHLGFVETEVRAENNNQAAAATAFNNNATQTIPAGSATVAGTTTLPGSGLNRGGNSDIGMGGI from the coding sequence ATGCTCAGAGATGTCCTGATTCAAAAAGGTCTTTCAAATAGAGAGGCAGAAGTTGCTGAACTTGTGTCTAAAGGCTTGTCCAACAAGGAAGTTGCGAACCAGCTTTTTGTAACTGAGAAAACAGTTAAATTTCACCTCACAAACATCTACAAAAAAATGAATGTGAAGTCTCGTGCACAGTTGATCGTATGGTGCTTGCCTCACCTGGGCTTCGTTGAAACGGAAGTTCGCGCTGAGAACAACAACCAAGCGGCTGCTGCGACTGCATTCAACAACAATGCAACTCAAACGATCCCAGCTGGATCTGCGACTGTTGCAGGCACTACAACTCTACCAGGTAGCGGTTTGAACCGTGGCGGTAACTCCGATATTGGTATGGGCGGCATCTAA
- a CDS encoding HD-GYP domain-containing protein yields the protein MSSASGKTVDVLIGSPRDSFWEAITSVLKGYYPYQLKHFKSIDEALDHGTSENFKPILALVDGQDGTNLTNEWVQSTKMNYPDCPVIVLHSSAAPLDFNIVKKNGADEIMHINFDREFISDMVLQLAPIEMEGDQIPITALMPVDLRDMDADTNINFDVYVHLPANHRSVMMRKAGDVVDQKHLDKFNALKQQMYIKKTQMKPFFEYARTVMSMRNMPMPISMTEKFHRSKKVIYEIMAQFLNGASTDYSEGKVILDKCKSIVADFELTKDLPPQEIFDEVFRFSGNVRTMYHDCICLSAYAAYFAQLLGWSMEKREAAAIAGLLHNIGLSQMPVSVGTKPVKDYSPEEISQYHLYPERSVVMVKAKKVPLPQEIAEAIGQHRENGTGTGFPKKLLSGDISDFGKLLGFAYRFHEMTALTEGGKQARTATQAIQDLRDEALSGSGNIDLLMTTNIFKKWKPAA from the coding sequence ATGAGTTCCGCTTCAGGAAAGACGGTTGATGTTCTCATCGGGAGTCCCCGTGACTCCTTCTGGGAAGCCATCACATCTGTCCTGAAGGGTTACTATCCGTACCAGCTCAAGCATTTCAAATCCATCGACGAAGCCCTCGATCACGGCACTTCCGAAAATTTCAAACCTATCTTAGCCCTGGTTGACGGACAAGACGGCACCAATCTGACCAATGAATGGGTGCAGTCCACCAAAATGAATTATCCCGACTGCCCGGTCATCGTGCTGCACTCTTCCGCCGCCCCTTTGGATTTCAACATCGTCAAGAAAAACGGCGCTGACGAGATCATGCACATCAACTTCGACCGCGAATTCATTTCCGACATGGTTCTGCAACTGGCCCCTATCGAAATGGAAGGCGATCAGATTCCGATCACGGCTTTAATGCCCGTGGATCTGCGTGATATGGATGCTGACACCAATATCAACTTTGATGTCTATGTACACCTGCCTGCGAATCATCGCTCTGTGATGATGAGAAAGGCCGGCGACGTGGTCGATCAAAAACATCTGGACAAGTTCAATGCCCTAAAACAGCAGATGTACATCAAAAAGACCCAGATGAAACCGTTCTTTGAATACGCCCGCACGGTGATGAGCATGCGCAACATGCCGATGCCCATCTCAATGACGGAAAAATTCCACCGTTCCAAAAAAGTCATCTATGAAATCATGGCCCAGTTCCTGAATGGTGCCTCCACGGACTATTCCGAAGGAAAAGTGATCCTCGACAAATGCAAATCCATCGTTGCCGACTTTGAACTGACCAAAGATCTTCCCCCGCAAGAGATCTTTGATGAGGTCTTCCGTTTTTCAGGCAATGTGCGCACCATGTATCACGACTGCATCTGTCTGTCCGCCTATGCCGCTTACTTCGCCCAGCTTCTGGGATGGAGCATGGAAAAGCGTGAAGCCGCCGCCATCGCCGGGCTTTTGCACAATATCGGCCTGTCCCAGATGCCCGTCAGCGTCGGCACCAAACCCGTGAAAGACTATTCCCCGGAAGAGATTTCCCAGTATCATCTTTACCCGGAGCGCTCGGTGGTGATGGTGAAGGCCAAAAAAGTGCCGCTGCCACAGGAAATCGCCGAAGCCATCGGTCAGCACCGCGAAAACGGCACCGGCACAGGCTTCCCTAAAAAACTTTTGAGTGGGGATATTTCCGATTTTGGAAAACTGCTGGGCTTTGCCTATCGTTTCCACGAAATGACCGCCCTGACCGAAGGCGGCAAACAAGCCCGCACGGCCACACAGGCCATTCAGGATCTGCGCGATGAAGCCCTGTCGGGATCCGGCAACATCGATCTGCTGATGACCACGAATATTTTCAAAAAATGGAAGCCGGCAGCCTAA
- the hflX gene encoding GTPase HflX produces the protein MNNQAQVKDQDRAIVIGVGLKTEPLTEIKENLLELEELVSAAGGEVVGSIIQVLPQWNPATLIGTGKVEEVAEMVRDSGATIVVMDHQLSGVQQRNLQQIVKARVIDRNQLILDIFAQRAQTFEGKLQVELAQLLDQMPRNVGAWLDSLSRQGGGIGTRGPGETALENDRRRIRERVALIKKKLESVRQNRAQHRQSRRRHEIPSFALVGYTNSGKSSILNRLTGAQVMTKNQVFATLDPTTRKIFLPDAPPAVVTDTVGFIRKLPTQLIEAFKATLEESSEADVLLHVVDLSSPNMERQIEVVEALIKEFNWQDKKIIHVFNKCDVAPLERQFRVKAYPRVFVSALTGQGMEQLKKLMAQTVSEMQQDVQLYFPRAEEYKIFDLGREAQILRKETATEGTVCYTQLTPTLINRWKDYLVK, from the coding sequence TTGAATAATCAAGCCCAAGTCAAAGACCAGGATAGAGCGATCGTCATTGGTGTCGGCCTCAAGACCGAGCCCCTTACTGAAATCAAAGAAAATCTGCTGGAACTTGAAGAGCTGGTTTCTGCCGCTGGCGGCGAAGTCGTGGGCTCAATTATTCAGGTTCTTCCGCAATGGAACCCGGCGACCCTGATTGGCACCGGAAAAGTTGAGGAAGTGGCTGAAATGGTTCGCGACAGCGGAGCGACGATTGTGGTGATGGACCACCAGCTTTCGGGTGTGCAGCAACGAAACTTGCAGCAAATTGTGAAAGCCCGCGTGATTGACCGCAATCAGTTGATTCTGGATATCTTCGCCCAGCGTGCACAGACCTTTGAAGGAAAACTTCAAGTGGAACTTGCACAGCTTTTGGATCAAATGCCCCGCAACGTCGGTGCTTGGCTTGATTCCCTGTCCCGTCAAGGTGGTGGTATCGGCACCCGAGGCCCGGGTGAAACCGCTCTGGAAAACGACCGTCGTCGCATCCGTGAGCGCGTGGCGCTTATTAAGAAAAAACTTGAAAGTGTGCGCCAAAACCGCGCACAACACAGGCAATCCCGTCGTCGTCACGAAATCCCGTCCTTCGCGCTGGTGGGTTACACCAACTCTGGAAAAAGCTCGATCCTGAACCGCCTGACCGGCGCTCAGGTGATGACGAAAAACCAGGTCTTTGCGACGTTGGACCCTACAACCCGCAAGATCTTCCTGCCCGATGCGCCCCCTGCTGTCGTGACCGACACCGTGGGATTCATCCGTAAATTGCCGACACAACTGATCGAGGCCTTTAAAGCAACACTTGAAGAGTCCTCGGAAGCCGACGTGCTTTTGCACGTGGTGGATCTGTCTTCGCCAAACATGGAACGACAAATCGAAGTGGTTGAAGCTTTGATTAAAGAATTCAACTGGCAGGATAAAAAGATCATCCACGTCTTTAATAAATGTGATGTCGCACCTTTGGAGCGACAATTCCGAGTAAAGGCTTATCCTCGCGTGTTCGTCAGCGCCCTGACCGGTCAGGGTATGGAGCAGTTGAAAAAACTCATGGCCCAGACCGTGAGCGAAATGCAGCAGGACGTGCAGCTTTACTTCCCACGCGCTGAAGAATACAAAATCTTTGATTTGGGCCGTGAAGCCCAGATCCTGCGCAAAGAGACCGCCACCGAAGGCACGGTCTGCTACACCCAATTGACCCCGACCCTGATTAATAGATGGAAGGATTATCTGGTAAAGTAA
- a CDS encoding chromate transporter: protein MAKSSPEHSQESLWELAWIFLKLGATSFGGPAAHISMMEEEFVHRRQWVSRPDFLELLALSNLIPGPNSTELAIHMGYRRGGWKGLGIAGICFILPAFFIVTLIAAFYVHYAKLPQMESFLTGVKAVVLAVILQAASRFLLSLFKIESFCRESLHTLRSRSSLFTLLLVVISAFLHSAGMAEIPLLVAGGILALPLLKTNGRLWDAGGLFWVFFKGVFQSGLGSVWQRLRPAQFFEN, encoded by the coding sequence GTGGCAAAAAGTAGTCCGGAACACTCTCAAGAGTCTCTTTGGGAGCTTGCCTGGATTTTTCTTAAGCTGGGAGCCACCTCTTTTGGTGGCCCCGCTGCGCACATTTCCATGATGGAAGAAGAATTCGTCCATCGCCGTCAATGGGTGTCCCGCCCCGATTTTCTGGAGCTTCTGGCGCTGTCCAATCTGATTCCCGGTCCCAATTCAACTGAACTTGCCATTCACATGGGCTATCGCCGCGGCGGCTGGAAAGGCCTGGGGATCGCAGGGATCTGCTTTATTCTGCCCGCTTTTTTCATTGTCACATTGATCGCCGCCTTTTACGTGCACTATGCAAAACTTCCGCAAATGGAAAGCTTCCTGACCGGAGTCAAAGCCGTGGTGCTGGCCGTGATTCTTCAGGCCGCCTCCAGATTTTTGCTCAGTCTTTTCAAAATAGAGTCCTTCTGTCGGGAAAGTCTTCACACTTTAAGATCCCGCTCGTCCCTGTTCACGCTTTTGCTGGTGGTGATTTCGGCTTTTTTACATTCCGCAGGTATGGCGGAAATTCCATTATTGGTGGCCGGAGGAATTCTGGCTTTGCCGCTTTTAAAAACCAACGGCCGTCTTTGGGACGCCGGCGGGCTTTTCTGGGTGTTTTTCAAAGGTGTTTTTCAAAGTGGGCTCGGTTCTGTTTGGCAGCGGTTACGTCCTGCTCAGTTTTTTGAAAACTGA
- a CDS encoding RDD family protein, with protein MESAFVPSTWRRFFAYGIDQIISLPFYLPFAGVFLKLIFTEDDVIVTLLQLFLLFLIPAVYEFVFLVLMQATPGKWFMGLKVVPANNFTEKLHWSQCLLRPLTGRLSFFFSWGIYALAFFRYDRTHLCDWAAETRVVQDKPRATQARLRWVTGLLFVCLYSYEGLVSAKMILKSIDWSERQANLREVFDLQDYMDVTFEED; from the coding sequence ATGGAATCCGCATTTGTTCCCAGCACCTGGAGACGTTTTTTTGCCTATGGCATTGATCAGATCATCAGTCTGCCGTTTTATCTGCCTTTTGCCGGGGTGTTTTTAAAACTGATTTTCACCGAAGACGACGTCATCGTGACATTGCTGCAGTTGTTTTTGCTGTTTTTGATTCCCGCAGTGTATGAATTTGTGTTTCTGGTGCTGATGCAGGCCACGCCGGGCAAGTGGTTTATGGGCTTAAAAGTGGTGCCCGCCAATAATTTCACCGAAAAGCTGCATTGGTCCCAGTGTCTGCTGCGCCCATTGACGGGGCGTTTGAGCTTCTTTTTTTCCTGGGGGATTTATGCCCTGGCGTTTTTCCGTTACGATCGCACGCATCTTTGTGACTGGGCGGCGGAAACCCGCGTGGTGCAGGATAAGCCCCGCGCCACTCAAGCCCGTTTGCGCTGGGTGACCGGTTTGTTGTTTGTGTGCCTTTATTCCTATGAAGGACTGGTTTCGGCCAAAATGATTCTGAAGTCCATTGACTGGTCCGAGCGTCAGGCGAACTTGCGCGAGGTCTTTGATCTTCAGGACTATATGGATGTGACGTTCGAGGAAGACTAG
- a CDS encoding chromate transporter, with product MGSVLFGSGYVLLSFLKTELIEKRSWLTETQLMDAIAVGQFTPGPVFTTASFIGYLLQGPTGAVIATVGIFLPAFVFVALSIPAYRWMKNSEALKQFLQGVVAVSVGLLFSTLVQLGRDSLTTPLSWGIFLVSLVLLRRRIPSAALILAGGILTLLL from the coding sequence GTGGGCTCGGTTCTGTTTGGCAGCGGTTACGTCCTGCTCAGTTTTTTGAAAACTGAACTGATTGAAAAACGCAGTTGGCTGACGGAAACCCAGTTGATGGATGCCATCGCCGTGGGGCAGTTCACCCCCGGTCCGGTGTTCACCACCGCCAGTTTTATAGGCTATCTGCTGCAAGGCCCCACCGGGGCCGTCATTGCCACAGTGGGGATTTTCCTGCCGGCGTTCGTCTTTGTTGCCCTGAGCATTCCGGCCTATCGGTGGATGAAAAACTCCGAAGCCCTGAAGCAGTTCCTGCAAGGGGTTGTGGCGGTTTCGGTGGGATTGTTGTTTTCCACTTTGGTGCAATTGGGGCGGGACTCGCTCACCACCCCCCTGTCGTGGGGAATCTTTTTGGTTAGTCTGGTTTTACTGCGTCGACGCATTCCCAGTGCAGCTTTGATTCTTGCTGGCGGAATCCTGACTTTACTTCTGTAA
- a CDS encoding NADP-dependent malic enzyme gives METKTETKTGTTNFDQEALLYHQQGKPGKIEVISSKPCATEKDLSLAYSPGVAAPCKAIAKDPAKVYDYTAKGNLVAVISNGTAVLGLGNIGPAAGKPVMEGKGILFKQFAGIDVFDIEVAATDVDTFCNAVRVLEPTFGGINLEDIKAPECFEIEERLKKEMNIPVFHDDQHGTAIVSGAALLNACSITNRKMEDMRIVVNGAGASANSCAKIFIALGARRENIIMCDSQGVIYKGRTAGMNKYKEYFASETEARTLTEALRGADVFVGLSVAGALTPEMLKDMAKDPIIFAMANPEPEITPDKARAARPDAIIATGRSDYPNQVNNVLGFPSIFRGALDTRSTQINEEMKLAAVHALAKLARMDVPDKVSATYGGKSFKFGRDYLIPKPFDTRVLLWVAPEVAKAAMKSGVATRAIEDWDQYRESLEAQQGPSKVFIRSAINRVHQNSEANGGELPRIVFPEGTSTKVLKALATLVEERICQPILLGYPERVKEKIKALDIPLLNDVQIVHPSSHPKYFSFVEKLYSLRQRKGINLGEAERLMADPNYFAAMMVNMGEADGMVSGSSINYADAVRPILQTIGTYKEGIPAGLNFVLLEDKFLVLADTTVNFNPSAEQCAQIALQAAKIVEYFGIEPRVAMLSYSNFSGAEGTPRKMKKAAEIARTLRPDLMIEGDMQADTAVNPEIMERLFPFSGLKGGANVLVFPNLESSNIAYKLIQQIGKAEVIGPFLTGVRRSANVLQRTTTVDGIVNSVVFTALEAQFIKDALKARGKK, from the coding sequence TTGGAAACTAAAACTGAAACCAAAACCGGCACCACGAACTTCGACCAAGAAGCCCTGCTGTACCACCAGCAAGGCAAACCGGGAAAAATCGAAGTCATCTCTTCCAAACCCTGCGCAACGGAAAAAGACCTTTCTTTGGCCTACTCTCCGGGTGTGGCAGCGCCATGTAAGGCCATCGCCAAGGATCCGGCAAAGGTTTATGACTACACGGCCAAAGGCAATCTGGTTGCTGTTATCTCCAATGGAACTGCGGTTCTGGGCTTGGGTAACATCGGTCCGGCGGCCGGCAAGCCCGTGATGGAAGGTAAAGGCATCTTGTTCAAACAATTTGCCGGTATTGACGTCTTTGACATTGAGGTTGCGGCCACTGATGTCGACACTTTCTGCAATGCTGTTCGCGTTCTGGAACCGACCTTCGGTGGTATCAACCTTGAAGACATCAAAGCGCCTGAGTGCTTTGAAATCGAAGAGCGTTTGAAAAAAGAAATGAACATCCCGGTTTTCCACGATGACCAGCACGGAACCGCGATTGTGTCCGGTGCCGCACTTTTGAATGCGTGTTCTATCACCAACCGCAAAATGGAAGACATGCGCATCGTTGTAAACGGTGCCGGGGCTTCTGCGAACTCCTGCGCGAAGATCTTTATCGCATTGGGTGCTCGCCGTGAAAACATCATCATGTGCGACTCTCAAGGTGTTATCTACAAAGGCCGCACGGCCGGCATGAACAAGTACAAAGAATACTTCGCTTCTGAAACAGAAGCCCGCACGCTGACTGAAGCTTTGCGTGGGGCGGATGTCTTTGTCGGCCTTTCTGTGGCCGGCGCTTTGACGCCGGAAATGCTAAAGGATATGGCCAAAGACCCTATCATCTTTGCCATGGCAAATCCGGAGCCGGAAATCACTCCAGACAAGGCTCGCGCGGCACGTCCGGACGCCATTATCGCCACCGGTCGCTCTGATTATCCGAACCAGGTGAACAACGTTCTGGGCTTCCCGTCCATCTTCCGCGGCGCTTTGGACACTCGTTCCACTCAGATCAACGAAGAAATGAAACTGGCCGCCGTTCATGCTTTGGCGAAACTGGCGCGCATGGATGTTCCGGATAAAGTTTCTGCCACTTACGGCGGGAAAAGCTTTAAATTCGGTCGTGACTACCTGATCCCCAAGCCATTCGACACCCGTGTTTTGTTGTGGGTGGCACCGGAAGTGGCGAAAGCGGCAATGAAGTCCGGAGTGGCAACTCGTGCCATCGAAGACTGGGATCAATACCGTGAGTCTTTGGAGGCGCAACAGGGCCCTTCCAAGGTCTTCATCCGCTCAGCGATCAACCGCGTGCACCAGAATTCTGAAGCCAACGGTGGCGAATTGCCTCGCATTGTCTTCCCGGAAGGCACCAGCACCAAGGTTTTGAAGGCTTTGGCGACTTTGGTTGAAGAAAGAATCTGCCAGCCGATTTTGCTGGGTTACCCAGAGCGCGTGAAAGAAAAAATCAAGGCTTTGGACATTCCTCTTTTGAATGATGTTCAGATTGTTCACCCGTCTTCTCATCCGAAGTATTTCAGCTTCGTTGAAAAGCTGTATTCTTTGCGCCAGCGCAAAGGCATCAACCTGGGTGAAGCCGAACGTCTGATGGCAGACCCGAATTACTTCGCGGCGATGATGGTTAACATGGGCGAAGCTGACGGTATGGTCAGCGGATCTTCCATCAACTATGCCGATGCGGTTCGTCCGATTTTGCAAACTATCGGCACTTACAAAGAAGGCATCCCGGCGGGTCTGAACTTTGTCTTGCTTGAAGACAAGTTCCTGGTTCTGGCTGACACCACCGTGAACTTCAATCCAAGTGCAGAACAGTGTGCGCAAATCGCATTGCAGGCAGCCAAGATTGTTGAGTACTTCGGCATCGAGCCTCGCGTGGCGATGCTGAGCTATTCCAACTTCAGCGGCGCAGAAGGCACTCCTCGCAAAATGAAAAAAGCGGCGGAAATCGCCCGCACGCTGCGCCCGGATCTGATGATCGAAGGTGACATGCAGGCAGACACAGCGGTGAATCCAGAGATCATGGAACGTCTGTTCCCGTTCTCCGGACTTAAAGGTGGCGCGAACGTTCTGGTCTTCCCGAATCTGGAATCCTCGAACATTGCCTACAAGCTGATTCAGCAAATCGGCAAAGCGGAAGTGATCGGTCCATTCCTGACAGGTGTTCGCCGTTCTGCCAACGTTCTGCAAAGAACCACAACCGTGGATGGCATCGTGAATTCCGTGGTCTTCACGGCATTGGAGGCACAGTTCATCAAAGACGCCCTGAAAGCCCGTGGCAAAAAGTAG
- a CDS encoding response regulator produces the protein MFPTNTKFLVVDDFATMRKIIKKVLNELGYTNVEEADDGKTALPMIQAAHDAGQPYGFVISDWNMPGMQGIDLLKACKADPRTKSVPFMLVTAESEQKHILEAAKAGVSDYVVKPFNSATLKGKMERVWAKHNPSTQAKAS, from the coding sequence ATGTTTCCCACAAATACAAAGTTTTTGGTCGTTGATGACTTCGCAACTATGCGAAAAATCATTAAAAAAGTGCTAAATGAGCTTGGCTACACCAACGTAGAGGAAGCTGATGACGGTAAAACCGCCCTGCCTATGATCCAGGCCGCCCATGATGCAGGCCAGCCTTACGGCTTTGTCATTTCGGACTGGAATATGCCCGGAATGCAGGGTATCGACCTTTTGAAGGCCTGCAAGGCCGACCCTCGCACTAAGTCTGTGCCCTTTATGCTGGTGACTGCAGAGTCCGAGCAAAAGCACATCCTGGAAGCAGCCAAAGCCGGTGTTTCTGACTATGTGGTTAAACCGTTCAACTCTGCCACTTTGAAAGGCAAGATGGAACGCGTTTGGGCTAAGCACAACCCTTCCACACAAGCAAAAGCTTCCTAA
- a CDS encoding PAS domain-containing hybrid sensor histidine kinase/response regulator: protein MPILKHRHPQALGSPLREVWPEVWDQVDAIASTVESGGVVLASDVQFDIVVDGKPQGNYYTYGNSPLFNSEGKISGMLCTILDTTVSVKRNQAAEESLARSNQEVRAERRKLRSILEKAPIAMAVLDGPEHRFAMTNDSYRDLFLGDCDVTGQRIKDVFPKTEEIGLIAQLDEIYRTGKVFEAKNFEVRDRRADGVEFSVFVDVVYQPIFDFNDEIEGLVLAANNVTEQVLAERALQAAKDAAENANQAKSAFLANMSHEIRTPLGAILGFAEIIGTQDLDEADRRKYFEIIHRNGMSLTRIIDDILDLSKIEAGKFEIDKSPVRLKKLLQEVLTMFFDQASRKNIYLNYDLAEIGNLVVLSDVVRIRQVLVNLIGNAIKFTLKGSVKVSCRAERVDGTRRKITFIIEDTGIGMTKEQADRLFQPFTQADATSTRRFGGTGLGLALSRNLARALGGDVYIARCEPHQGSTFEFSFEAEDAMPGAAVTAEGADGQVQNPLVGVRVLAVDDSADNRELITKILSGAGLDVTEAESGEEALNQAFKQQYDLVLMDIQMPGLDGFGTLSGLRKQGFQGPIIALTAHAMKEDRDRAFAAGFADHLTKPINSKLLLQSIQSHLRLT, encoded by the coding sequence ATGCCAATTTTAAAACATCGACATCCACAGGCTTTGGGTTCGCCTTTGCGTGAAGTGTGGCCTGAAGTTTGGGATCAGGTGGATGCCATTGCAAGCACCGTTGAATCCGGTGGTGTGGTGCTGGCGTCTGACGTGCAATTTGACATCGTGGTCGATGGCAAGCCTCAGGGGAACTATTATACCTACGGCAATTCCCCGTTATTTAATTCCGAGGGAAAAATTTCGGGGATGCTGTGTACGATTCTGGATACGACAGTTTCCGTTAAAAGGAATCAAGCGGCCGAGGAAAGTTTGGCCCGATCCAATCAGGAAGTGCGGGCCGAGCGCAGAAAATTACGCTCTATTCTCGAAAAAGCCCCGATTGCCATGGCGGTGCTGGATGGCCCCGAACACCGGTTTGCGATGACGAATGACTCTTACCGGGATTTGTTTCTTGGGGATTGTGATGTCACCGGGCAAAGGATAAAAGATGTTTTCCCTAAAACGGAAGAAATCGGACTGATTGCACAGTTGGATGAGATTTATCGTACGGGAAAAGTTTTCGAAGCTAAAAATTTTGAGGTTCGTGACCGCCGTGCCGATGGGGTTGAGTTTTCAGTCTTTGTCGACGTGGTTTATCAGCCCATCTTTGACTTTAACGATGAAATCGAAGGGCTTGTTCTTGCTGCGAATAATGTGACCGAACAAGTGCTGGCAGAGCGCGCGTTGCAGGCGGCAAAAGATGCTGCGGAAAATGCCAATCAGGCCAAGTCGGCGTTTTTGGCAAACATGTCCCACGAAATCCGCACTCCTTTGGGGGCGATTCTGGGGTTTGCAGAAATCATCGGCACGCAGGATCTTGATGAGGCCGACAGACGAAAGTACTTCGAGATCATTCATCGCAATGGTATGTCGCTGACCCGGATCATTGATGACATTCTGGATCTGTCCAAAATCGAAGCGGGTAAATTTGAAATCGACAAGTCGCCGGTAAGACTGAAAAAACTGCTGCAGGAAGTTCTGACCATGTTCTTTGATCAGGCTTCACGCAAGAACATCTACCTGAATTATGACTTGGCCGAAATCGGCAATCTGGTTGTCCTGTCAGACGTCGTCCGTATCCGTCAGGTTCTGGTGAATCTTATTGGCAACGCCATCAAGTTCACCTTGAAGGGTTCGGTGAAGGTTTCCTGCCGGGCCGAGCGGGTGGATGGGACGCGCCGAAAAATCACCTTCATTATCGAAGACACTGGCATTGGGATGACGAAAGAGCAGGCGGATCGTCTTTTCCAGCCCTTCACGCAAGCGGATGCCACTTCAACCCGTCGCTTTGGTGGAACGGGGTTGGGGCTGGCTCTTTCCAGGAATCTGGCAAGAGCTCTGGGGGGTGATGTGTACATTGCCCGCTGCGAACCTCATCAGGGCAGCACCTTTGAGTTTTCATTCGAGGCCGAAGATGCCATGCCAGGGGCGGCAGTCACCGCGGAGGGGGCGGACGGGCAGGTGCAAAATCCTTTGGTCGGTGTCCGGGTGCTTGCGGTCGACGATTCGGCGGACAACCGCGAACTTATAACGAAAATTCTGAGTGGTGCGGGCCTTGATGTCACCGAAGCTGAAAGTGGCGAAGAGGCTTTGAATCAGGCCTTTAAACAACAATATGATCTGGTGTTGATGGACATTCAGATGCCGGGTCTGGATGGCTTTGGCACTTTATCCGGACTGCGCAAGCAGGGGTTCCAGGGGCCTATCATCGCATTGACCGCGCACGCCATGAAGGAAGACCGCGACCGCGCTTTTGCCGCCGGCTTTGCTGACCATCTGACCAAGCCCATCAACTCGAAGCTTTTGCTTCAATCCATCCAGTCTCACTTGAGGCTGACTTAA